In Rahnella variigena, one DNA window encodes the following:
- the mutY gene encoding A/G-specific adenine glycosylase — translation MMEAQRFSPLVLDWYQRYGRKTLPWQIAKTPYKVWLSEVMLQQTQVATVIPYFERFMQRFPTVSDLAAAPLDEVLHLWTGLGYYARARNLHKAAQTIASQHGGVFPTTFDEILALPGIGRSTAGAVLSLALNQHYPILDGNVKRVLARCYAVDGWPGEKKTENKLWTISEDVTPAEGVAQFNQAMMDLGAMVCTRSKPKCELCPVKSGCEAYAHHSWANYPGKKPKKTLPEKTAFMLMIQQEDKVWLEQRPPVGLWGGLFCFPQFTTEDELAIGLKKYGVTQNQLQQQTAFRHTFSHFHLDIVPMWLNLRSSAGCMDEGAGLWYNLAQPQSVGLAAPVERLLTQLAKEPTQKNDR, via the coding sequence ATGATGGAAGCCCAACGTTTCTCACCTCTGGTGCTCGACTGGTATCAGCGCTATGGCCGCAAAACGCTGCCGTGGCAAATCGCAAAAACACCTTATAAAGTCTGGCTTTCGGAAGTGATGTTGCAGCAAACGCAGGTAGCGACTGTTATTCCGTATTTTGAACGTTTTATGCAACGCTTTCCGACGGTGTCTGATCTCGCCGCAGCGCCCCTCGATGAAGTTCTGCATCTGTGGACCGGGCTGGGTTATTACGCCCGTGCGCGTAACCTGCATAAAGCGGCGCAGACCATCGCCAGCCAGCACGGCGGCGTATTTCCGACAACTTTTGATGAGATTCTCGCGTTGCCGGGCATTGGCCGTTCCACCGCCGGCGCGGTTTTATCGCTGGCACTGAATCAGCACTACCCTATTTTAGACGGGAATGTGAAGCGCGTGCTGGCTCGCTGCTATGCTGTTGACGGCTGGCCGGGCGAGAAGAAAACCGAAAATAAGCTGTGGACGATAAGCGAAGACGTCACGCCCGCCGAAGGTGTTGCACAGTTTAATCAGGCAATGATGGATTTGGGCGCGATGGTTTGTACCCGCAGCAAACCCAAGTGCGAGCTGTGCCCGGTGAAATCCGGCTGTGAAGCTTATGCGCATCACAGCTGGGCGAATTATCCCGGTAAAAAACCTAAGAAAACCCTGCCGGAAAAGACCGCGTTTATGCTGATGATCCAGCAGGAAGATAAAGTCTGGCTGGAACAGCGTCCGCCGGTCGGCCTGTGGGGCGGATTGTTCTGCTTCCCGCAATTTACCACCGAAGATGAACTGGCTATTGGTCTGAAAAAATACGGTGTTACGCAAAATCAGTTGCAGCAGCAGACCGCTTTTCGTCACACTTTCAGCCATTTCCATCTGGATATCGTCCCGATGTGGTTAAATCTGCGTTCTTCCGCGGGTTGCATGGATGAAGGTGCGGGTCTCTGGTATAACTTAGCCCAACCACAATCCGTCGGGCTGGCCGCGCCGGTAGAGCGTCTGTTAACGCAACTGGCTAAAGAACCGACCCAAAAGAACGATCGATAA
- a CDS encoding oxidative damage protection protein, translating into MSRTIFCTFLKRDAEGQDFQLYPGEIGKRIFNEISKEAWSQWMTKQTMLINEKKLSMMNPEDRKLLEQEMVNFLFEGQDVHIEGYTPPSK; encoded by the coding sequence ATGAGCAGAACGATTTTTTGTACTTTTCTCAAGCGCGATGCTGAAGGACAAGACTTCCAGCTGTACCCTGGCGAGATTGGCAAACGTATCTTCAATGAGATTTCGAAAGAAGCCTGGTCGCAGTGGATGACCAAACAAACCATGCTGATTAACGAAAAGAAACTCAGCATGATGAATCCGGAAGACCGCAAACTGCTGGAACAGGAAATGGTCAACTTCCTGTTCGAAGGTCAGGACGTGCATATCGAAGGCTATACCCCGCCGTCAAAATAA
- the glsB gene encoding glutaminase B: protein MGTELDNSLLEDILAQVRPLIGRGNVADYIPALAEVSPDHLGIAVCTTKGEIFRAGDADMRFSIQSISKVLSLTLALTRYQESEIWQRVGKEPSGQPFNSLVQLELEQGKPRNPFINPGALVVCDLLQTRLSAPKQRMLEVVRQLAGSADLNYDRHVARSEFEHSDRNAAIAYLMKSFGNFDNDVITVLHTYFHYCALRMSCEELARTFVYLANKGHPLGSEEPLIDARQARQINAMMVTSGMYDGAGEFAYRVGMPGKSGVGGGIIAVVPGEMCIAVWSPELDAAGNSLAGIAALELLAQRIGRSIF from the coding sequence TTGGGTACCGAACTCGATAACAGTTTGCTGGAAGATATTCTGGCGCAGGTCAGGCCGCTGATTGGCCGTGGCAATGTTGCCGATTATATTCCTGCGCTGGCGGAAGTCAGCCCCGATCATTTAGGGATTGCCGTGTGTACCACGAAAGGGGAGATCTTTCGTGCCGGTGATGCCGACATGCGTTTCTCGATCCAGTCGATCTCAAAAGTGCTCAGCCTGACGCTGGCGCTGACCCGTTATCAGGAAAGCGAAATCTGGCAGCGCGTCGGCAAAGAGCCGTCCGGTCAGCCGTTCAATTCGCTGGTTCAGCTTGAGCTTGAACAGGGAAAACCGCGTAATCCGTTTATCAATCCGGGCGCGCTTGTGGTCTGCGATTTGCTGCAAACCCGGCTCTCCGCACCAAAGCAGAGAATGCTGGAAGTGGTGCGGCAACTGGCCGGATCGGCAGATCTCAACTACGATCGGCACGTTGCCCGTTCAGAGTTCGAGCATTCTGACCGCAACGCGGCGATTGCCTATCTGATGAAGTCTTTCGGTAATTTCGACAACGACGTCATCACCGTTTTGCATACCTATTTCCACTACTGTGCATTACGTATGAGCTGTGAAGAACTGGCGCGGACGTTTGTATATCTTGCCAATAAAGGGCATCCGCTGGGGAGTGAAGAACCGCTCATTGATGCCCGTCAGGCGCGTCAGATTAATGCGATGATGGTCACCAGCGGCATGTACGACGGCGCGGGTGAATTCGCATACCGCGTCGGTATGCCGGGTAAATCTGGCGTCGGCGGCGGCATCATTGCCGTGGTGCCTGGCGAGATGTGCATTGCGGTTTGGTCACCGGAACTTGATGCGGCAGGGAACTCTTTGGCAGGTATTGCTGCCTTAGAATTACTGGCGCAACGTATTGGCCGTTCAATTTTTTGA
- a CDS encoding YggL family protein: protein MATNRSRRLRKKLHIAEFQELGFSVKWRFPEGTAVETIDESLDKFIDGVIEPNKLAFDGSGYLQWEGLVCRQDIGHCTDEQRAQVKKWLEDQKMEDVEVSELFDIWWD, encoded by the coding sequence ATGGCTACAAATCGCAGTCGTCGTTTACGTAAGAAGTTACACATTGCCGAGTTCCAGGAACTGGGCTTCTCTGTAAAATGGCGTTTCCCGGAAGGTACCGCGGTAGAAACCATTGATGAATCCCTGGATAAATTCATCGACGGTGTGATCGAGCCAAACAAACTGGCTTTCGATGGCAGTGGCTATCTGCAATGGGAAGGTCTGGTTTGCCGTCAGGACATCGGTCACTGCACTGATGAACAGCGCGCGCAGGTCAAAAAATGGTTAGAAGACCAGAAAATGGAAGACGTGGAAGTTTCCGAGTTATTCGATATCTGGTGGGACTGA
- the trmB gene encoding tRNA (guanosine(46)-N7)-methyltransferase TrmB, whose amino-acid sequence MKNDVISPEFDENGRAMRRIRSFVRRQGRLTKGQQFALDNFWPVMGVEFQAESLDIDALFGRSAPVVLEIGFGMGTSLVTMAQQNPDQNFIGIEVHSPGVGACLATAHEEGVSNLRVMCHDAVEVLEKMIPDGSLDMVQLFFPDPWHKARHNKRRIVQPEFVEKLRKKLKVGGVFHMATDWEPYAEHMLEVMTSLESWVNLSQEGNYVPRPESRPVTKFEMRGQRLGHGVWDLMFERKQ is encoded by the coding sequence ATGAAAAACGACGTCATTTCACCGGAGTTCGACGAGAACGGTCGCGCGATGCGCCGTATCCGTAGTTTTGTCCGCCGTCAGGGCCGTCTGACTAAAGGTCAGCAATTTGCGCTGGACAACTTCTGGCCGGTGATGGGCGTGGAGTTTCAGGCCGAATCCCTGGATATTGATGCCTTATTTGGTCGCTCTGCACCTGTGGTACTGGAAATCGGTTTCGGCATGGGCACATCGCTCGTTACCATGGCGCAGCAGAATCCTGACCAGAACTTTATCGGGATTGAAGTACACTCACCGGGTGTTGGCGCGTGTCTGGCAACGGCGCACGAAGAGGGCGTCAGCAACCTGCGCGTGATGTGTCACGATGCGGTTGAAGTGCTGGAAAAAATGATTCCGGATGGCTCGCTCGATATGGTGCAGCTATTCTTTCCTGACCCGTGGCACAAAGCGCGCCATAATAAGCGCCGTATCGTGCAGCCTGAGTTCGTCGAGAAGCTGCGCAAGAAACTAAAAGTGGGCGGTGTATTCCACATGGCAACCGACTGGGAGCCGTATGCGGAGCACATGCTCGAAGTCATGACCAGTTTAGAAAGCTGGGTGAATCTGTCGCAGGAAGGTAATTATGTCCCGCGTCCTGAATCGCGCCCGGTGACCAAGTTCGAAATGCGTGGCCAGCGTTTAGGCCACGGCGTGTGGGATCTGATGTTTGAGAGGAAGCAATAA
- a CDS encoding DUF2884 domain-containing protein — MLVKSGVVKTGLAALLALSAWSAQADYQCAVQPKDDVIIKPQTVQVVGNSGDLLITPNGNVTLNGKDMTLSARQRQEAIDYQAGLRRDLPWIDQGATAHLEKGRVAVDRVIVEKLGSDSNVRNRLVKLDKQLKEQMNLIIEHRTDGLTFHHKAVDQVKQNGQKLMEQTMGGVMQDSINEMGLKQAASGGNPLQAMMGNLGGLQQAVQEEWNKQEKEFKAFGDDVCKRVTNLDTQHKTLLADLKQ; from the coding sequence ATGTTAGTAAAAAGTGGAGTGGTAAAAACCGGACTTGCTGCGTTACTGGCGCTGAGCGCGTGGAGCGCACAGGCCGATTATCAGTGTGCCGTCCAGCCTAAGGATGACGTGATCATCAAGCCGCAGACCGTACAGGTTGTCGGTAACAGCGGTGATCTGCTGATCACACCAAACGGTAACGTAACCCTCAACGGAAAAGACATGACCCTGAGCGCCAGACAGCGTCAGGAAGCCATCGACTATCAGGCCGGTTTACGCCGTGACCTGCCGTGGATTGACCAGGGCGCGACGGCGCATCTTGAAAAAGGCCGGGTTGCGGTTGACCGTGTGATCGTCGAAAAACTGGGCAGTGACAGCAACGTGCGTAACCGCCTGGTTAAGCTCGATAAGCAGCTGAAAGAGCAGATGAACCTGATTATCGAACACCGCACTGATGGCCTGACTTTCCACCATAAAGCAGTGGATCAGGTGAAGCAAAATGGCCAGAAGCTGATGGAACAAACCATGGGCGGCGTCATGCAGGACAGCATCAACGAGATGGGACTCAAACAGGCTGCGAGTGGCGGAAATCCACTGCAGGCGATGATGGGTAATCTCGGCGGTTTACAACAGGCCGTTCAGGAAGAGTGGAACAAGCAGGAAAAAGAGTTTAAAGCTTTTGGCGATGACGTCTGTAAGCGCGTTACCAATCTGGATACTCAGCACAAAACCTTGCTGGCAGATTTGAAACAGTAA